DNA sequence from the Betaproteobacteria bacterium genome:
TATTGCGCGCTGTCCCCGGCGAGCGCCGCCTCGCCGCGCACCTTGGAACCCCGGACCTTCGCCGTGCGCAGCGTGGAGTACGACGACCGCCGCGCCGGTGCCGCCGGTCAGACGGCGGACGTGACCCGCATCACCCTCGCAGGGGGCGCGGGGCAGGCCTACACGATGACTTGTCAGTGGCCGCCGGGCGCGCCGGCGCAAAGCTTTCTCACGTCCGAGGAAATCGAGGGCGCGATCGCGTCGCACTTTGCGTTGAACCTCCAGCGGTAGCGCGCGGGAACAAGAGTCGTCCACAGCGCCGGCGCGCGTGCTCTTTCTCGCGCGAAGCGCCGTTCCCTTGCCCTGTTTCCTTACACAGCCAGCGATCTTGCATTCAACCGACAGGTAAATCAGATGACAGTTAGACGAGTCCTGACGCTCTTCCTTGTCCTCGTCGCGTCCCTGACCGGCGCGACTTGGGCGTTCGCGCAGCAGGTCACGGGCCCACTGGGTTCGCCCAGCGCGACCACCACCATCAGCGGCAAGCAGCTGCCTGCACCGAGCCCGAAGTTCGGCGGCGTGATCAAGGACGACGCCCTGCAATCCAAACCCTGGTGGCCGCCGCGCGTGGTGCCGCCGAAGGGCGCACCCAACATTCTCCTCATCATGACGGATGATGCAGGCTTCGCGATCAACAGCGTCTTTGGTGGCGTCATCCCGACGCCGAGCATGGACCGCATCGCCAAGAACGGGCTGCGGTACAACCGCATCACCTCCACCTCGCTGTGCTCGCCGACGCGCGCCGCGCTCATCACCGGGCGCAATCATCACTCGGTCGGCTTTGGCGTGATTGCCGAGCAGGCCACCGGCTTCCCCGGCTACGACAGCGTGATCGGGCTGGACAACGCCACCATCGGCCGCATCCTGCGCGATAACGGCTACGCGACGAGCTGGTTCGGCAAGGATCACAACACGCCGACCTACCAGGCCAGCCAGGTCGGGCCGTTCACCCAGTGGCCGACCGGCATGGGCTTCGACTACTTCTACGGCTTCGTCGGTGGCGACGCGAACCAGTGGGGGCCAAACCTCTTCCGCAACACCACGCAGATCTATCCGTGGATCGGGAAAGAAGGCTCGTTGAGCATGGATCGCTCGGATCCCAAGGCCGCGATCTGGCCAGTCACCGGCAAGGAGCCCTCCTGGAACCTGATCACGGCGATGGCCGACGACGCCATTGATTGGATGACACGGATTCACCAGACCGATCCGCGCCAGCCAATTTTTCTCCATTACGTGCCGGGCTCCTCGCACGCGCCGCACCATCCGACGAAGGAATGGGTGGACAAGATCCACGCCATGCATCTCTTCGACGACGGCTACGAGAAGCTGCGCGAGCGCATCTTCGAGAACCAGAAAAAGCTCGGCGTGATTCCGCAGGACGAGCAGCTCACGCCCTGGCCCGCCGACGTCCTCACGCCGTGGGACAAGCTCTCGCCGGAAGCGAAGAAGCTCTACATCCGGCAGGTGGAGGTGTTCGCCGCGTACGTGGCCTACAACGACCACGAGATCGGTCGTGTGATCCAGGCGTTCGAGGACCTGGGCAAGCTCGACAACACGATCATCATCTACATCAACGGCGACAACGGCACGAGCGCCGAGGGCGGGCCGGAAGGCACGTTCAGCGAGGTCGCGTTCTTCAATGGCGTGCGCCCGCCGGTCGAAGTGCAGATGAAGTACTACGACGCCTGGGGCACTGAGTTCACCTACAACCACATGTCCGCGGGCTGGTCCTGGGCGTTCGACACGCCGTTCGACTGGTTCAAGCAGAACGCCTCCCGGCTCGGCGGCGTCAACCAGAACATGGTCGTCTCGTGGCCGGCGCGCATCAAGGACAAGGGCGCCCTGCGCGACCAGTTCATGCACGTGATCGATGTCGTGCCCACGCTGCTCGAGGTCACCGGCATCCACGCGCCCGAAGTCGTGGACGGCATCAAGCAAAAACCCATCGAGGGGACGAGCTTCGCCTACACCTTCGACGCGAAGAACGCCAAGGCGCCGTCGCGTCACAAGACCCAGTACTTCGAGATGATGGGCCAGTGGGCGCTTTATCACGACGGGTGGCTGCTCTCCACCAAGGTCAACCGCGTGCCGTGGGACGCGTTCAGTCCCGCCAACCCCGACCCGCTCAACAACCAGGTCTTTCAGCTCTACGACCTGACCAAGAACTTCAACCAGTCCGAGGACATCGCCGCGAAGCATCCAGAAAAGGTCAAGCAGATGCGGAAGATGTTCGTCGCGGAAGCGAAGAAGTATCAGGTCTTCCCGCTCGACGCGTCCGTGGGGGCTCGGGTCGCGGCCCAGCGTCCGAGTCTCACTGCCGGCCTTTCCGAGCTCGTCTACACGCGGCCCATGACTGGCGTACCGCAGGGCGACGCGCCGTACCTTCTCAATACGTCCTACAGCCTGACGGCCGACATCACCGTGCCGGAAGGTGGCGCGGAGGGCATGATCGCGACCTCCGGCGGGCGCTTTGCGGGATGGGGCTTCTACCTGCTCAAGGGCAAGCCGGTGTTCAACTGGAACCTGCTCAATCTGGAGTGGGTCAAGTGGGAAGGTCCCGAGTCGCTAGCGCCCGGCAGGCACACCATCGAGTTCGATTTCAAGTATGACGGCCTGGGCGTCGGAACGATGACGTTCAACAACTTCACCGGCATCGGGCGCTCGGGGACCGGCACGCTCAAGGTCGATGGCAAGGAAGTTCAGACGAAGAAGATGGAGCGAACCATCCCCATCATCCTGCAGTGGGACGAGAGCTTCGATATTGGCTCGGACACGATCACCGGCGTCAACGACGCGGACTACAAGCCACCGTTCCCGCTGACCGCCCAATTCAACAAGCTCACGATCAAGATCGACCGTCCGCAGCTCACGCCAGAAGACATCAAGAAACTTCAGGCTTCCATGAAGGCAAAGGCCGCCGCCGACTGATCGCGCGGAAACAGAAACGCCCCATCATGCCCATAGGGCGGTGGGGCGTTTCATCGTCCGTACGACGTGATCCTCATCCTCACCGCCATACCTGAACGGATCGGTCTTCATCAAATGACGGAGAACCTTCCATGACCCGCACCGCACCCGTCCTGGTTACGTTCGGCCTCGCCCTGGCCGCACACGCTCACGCCGAGATGAGCGCCGAAGAACTCGCGAAGATGACGCAGAATCCGGTCGCGAACCTGATCGGCGTGCCCTTCCAGAACAACACCAACTTCAACGTCGGTCCGCAGAAGGGCACGCAGAACATCCTCAACATTCAGCCGGTGATTCCGATCACCCTGAATGAGAACTGGAACCTCATCACGCGCGCCATTCTGCCCGTAATCT
Encoded proteins:
- a CDS encoding transporter; protein product: MTRTAPVLVTFGLALAAHAHAEMSAEELAKMTQNPVANLIGVPFQNNTNFNVGPQKGTQNILNIQPVIPITLNENWNLITRAILPVI
- a CDS encoding arylsulfatase → MTVRRVLTLFLVLVASLTGATWAFAQQVTGPLGSPSATTTISGKQLPAPSPKFGGVIKDDALQSKPWWPPRVVPPKGAPNILLIMTDDAGFAINSVFGGVIPTPSMDRIAKNGLRYNRITSTSLCSPTRAALITGRNHHSVGFGVIAEQATGFPGYDSVIGLDNATIGRILRDNGYATSWFGKDHNTPTYQASQVGPFTQWPTGMGFDYFYGFVGGDANQWGPNLFRNTTQIYPWIGKEGSLSMDRSDPKAAIWPVTGKEPSWNLITAMADDAIDWMTRIHQTDPRQPIFLHYVPGSSHAPHHPTKEWVDKIHAMHLFDDGYEKLRERIFENQKKLGVIPQDEQLTPWPADVLTPWDKLSPEAKKLYIRQVEVFAAYVAYNDHEIGRVIQAFEDLGKLDNTIIIYINGDNGTSAEGGPEGTFSEVAFFNGVRPPVEVQMKYYDAWGTEFTYNHMSAGWSWAFDTPFDWFKQNASRLGGVNQNMVVSWPARIKDKGALRDQFMHVIDVVPTLLEVTGIHAPEVVDGIKQKPIEGTSFAYTFDAKNAKAPSRHKTQYFEMMGQWALYHDGWLLSTKVNRVPWDAFSPANPDPLNNQVFQLYDLTKNFNQSEDIAAKHPEKVKQMRKMFVAEAKKYQVFPLDASVGARVAAQRPSLTAGLSELVYTRPMTGVPQGDAPYLLNTSYSLTADITVPEGGAEGMIATSGGRFAGWGFYLLKGKPVFNWNLLNLEWVKWEGPESLAPGRHTIEFDFKYDGLGVGTMTFNNFTGIGRSGTGTLKVDGKEVQTKKMERTIPIILQWDESFDIGSDTITGVNDADYKPPFPLTAQFNKLTIKIDRPQLTPEDIKKLQASMKAKAAAD